Proteins from a single region of Salinibacter grassmerensis:
- the leuS gene encoding leucine--tRNA ligase, giving the protein MAYPFREIETKWQQHWEEHQTFRTPNEVPDDQEEFYVLDMFPYPSGSGLHVGHPEGYTATDIVARYKRKQGFNVLHPMGWDAFGLPAEQYALKTNTHPRETTEKNIAQFKRQLKRLGFSYDWQREINTTDPDYYKWTQWIFLQLYEKGLAYQSEEPVWWCEELGTVLANEEVIDGKSERGGYPCERVPMRQWVLKITEYADRLLEGLEDLNWPESTKAMQRNWIGRSEGANVYFDLAGVDDSLEVYTTRPDTLFGATYMVLAPEHDLLDEITTDEHREEVDDYCQQALRKSERTRQQQGDKTGVFTGGYAVNPVNGEEIPVWVADYVLVSYGTGAIMAVPGHDERDHAFAEKYDLPIREVVEGGDVDEEAYAGDGPHINSANEAVSLDGLHNEEAKKTITEWLEEQGRGEHTVNYQLQDWLFSRQRYWGEPFPIVFTEDGEDKPVPEEELPVTLPDIDTFEPSGTPEGPLATIEDWMETTDPETDGPAMRETNTMPQWAGSCWYYLRFIDPDNDEQLVDPEKEEYWMPVDLYVGGSEHAVLHLLYARFWHKVLYDAGVVSTKEPFQTLVHQGMILGETEYTAYQDDAGDFVSAEHVDDDTDLRPVPVDEEDIEKNGDVFVLADRPAVQVDARSHKMSKSRGNVINPDDVVDEYGADTLRLYEMFMGPLEQDKPWSTDDMEGVHRFLNRVWRLVVDADSGGLAVSDDEPDREQLRTLHRTIKAVTEDIEARDFNTAIAAMMEFVNAANKWDAMPRQVGTPFVLLLSPFAPHLAEELWARLGHDQSLAHADWPAYEDELIQREVVEMPVQVDGTVRATVEVEADADEEDVLAAAKDAENIARHLDGKTIQREIYVPGQIVNFVTG; this is encoded by the coding sequence ATGGCCTACCCGTTTCGCGAAATTGAGACCAAGTGGCAGCAGCACTGGGAAGAGCACCAGACCTTCCGCACCCCCAACGAGGTGCCGGACGACCAGGAGGAGTTTTACGTGCTCGACATGTTCCCGTACCCCAGCGGGTCGGGCCTCCACGTGGGCCACCCGGAGGGCTATACGGCCACCGACATTGTGGCCCGCTACAAGCGCAAACAGGGGTTCAACGTACTGCACCCGATGGGATGGGATGCGTTCGGCCTCCCCGCCGAGCAGTACGCGCTGAAGACGAACACTCACCCACGGGAGACGACGGAGAAAAACATAGCACAGTTCAAGCGGCAGCTAAAGCGCCTCGGCTTCTCGTACGACTGGCAGCGAGAGATTAACACCACGGACCCGGACTACTACAAGTGGACCCAGTGGATCTTTTTGCAGCTCTACGAAAAAGGGCTCGCCTACCAGTCCGAGGAGCCGGTGTGGTGGTGCGAAGAGCTGGGCACCGTGCTGGCCAACGAGGAGGTGATCGATGGCAAGAGCGAACGGGGGGGCTATCCCTGCGAGCGGGTACCGATGCGGCAGTGGGTGCTTAAGATCACCGAGTACGCCGATCGGCTGCTGGAGGGGCTGGAGGACCTCAACTGGCCGGAGAGCACGAAGGCGATGCAGCGCAACTGGATCGGCCGGTCGGAGGGGGCGAACGTTTACTTCGACCTTGCGGGCGTAGACGACTCGCTGGAGGTCTACACCACGCGGCCCGACACCCTCTTCGGCGCCACCTACATGGTGCTGGCGCCCGAGCACGACCTGCTCGACGAGATCACGACCGACGAGCACCGTGAAGAGGTGGACGACTATTGCCAGCAGGCCCTCCGCAAGAGCGAGCGGACGCGCCAGCAGCAGGGCGACAAGACGGGCGTCTTCACCGGCGGCTACGCCGTGAACCCGGTGAACGGGGAAGAAATTCCGGTCTGGGTGGCCGACTATGTGCTCGTCTCCTACGGCACCGGGGCCATCATGGCCGTCCCTGGCCACGACGAGCGCGACCACGCCTTCGCCGAGAAGTACGACCTGCCGATCCGGGAGGTCGTGGAGGGGGGCGACGTCGATGAGGAGGCGTACGCGGGCGACGGACCGCACATCAACTCGGCCAACGAGGCGGTCTCCCTCGATGGGCTCCACAACGAGGAGGCGAAAAAGACCATCACCGAGTGGCTCGAGGAGCAGGGGAGGGGGGAGCACACGGTCAACTACCAGCTACAGGACTGGCTCTTCAGCCGCCAGCGCTACTGGGGCGAGCCGTTCCCCATCGTCTTCACCGAGGACGGGGAGGACAAGCCTGTGCCGGAGGAGGAGCTGCCGGTCACACTGCCCGACATCGATACGTTCGAGCCCAGCGGCACGCCTGAGGGGCCGCTGGCCACCATTGAGGACTGGATGGAGACGACCGATCCGGAGACGGACGGACCCGCGATGCGAGAAACGAACACGATGCCGCAGTGGGCGGGGTCCTGCTGGTACTATCTCCGCTTCATCGACCCGGACAACGACGAGCAGCTCGTTGACCCGGAGAAAGAAGAGTACTGGATGCCGGTCGACCTGTACGTGGGCGGCTCCGAGCACGCAGTGCTGCACCTGCTGTACGCCCGCTTCTGGCACAAGGTGCTCTACGACGCGGGGGTCGTCTCCACGAAAGAGCCGTTCCAGACGCTGGTGCACCAGGGCATGATCCTGGGCGAGACGGAATACACGGCGTACCAGGACGACGCCGGCGACTTCGTCTCCGCCGAGCACGTGGACGACGACACCGACCTCAGGCCCGTGCCGGTGGACGAGGAGGACATCGAGAAGAACGGAGACGTGTTCGTCCTTGCGGACCGGCCGGCGGTGCAGGTGGACGCCCGCAGCCACAAGATGAGCAAAAGCCGCGGCAACGTCATCAACCCCGACGACGTAGTCGACGAGTACGGGGCCGACACGCTCCGCCTCTACGAAATGTTTATGGGGCCGCTGGAGCAGGACAAGCCCTGGAGCACCGACGACATGGAGGGGGTCCACCGGTTCCTCAACCGCGTGTGGCGCCTGGTCGTTGACGCGGACAGTGGGGGGCTTGCGGTGAGCGACGACGAGCCGGACCGCGAACAGCTCCGCACGCTGCACCGCACCATCAAGGCGGTTACGGAGGACATTGAGGCGCGAGACTTTAACACCGCCATCGCGGCGATGATGGAGTTCGTGAACGCGGCCAACAAGTGGGACGCAATGCCGCGACAGGTGGGAACGCCATTCGTCCTGCTACTGAGTCCGTTTGCGCCGCACCTCGCGGAGGAACTGTGGGCGCGCCTCGGCCACGATCAGTCGCTGGCCCACGCGGACTGGCCGGCGTATGAGGACGAACTCATCCAGCGGGAGGTGGTGGAGATGCCCGTCCAGGTGGACGGCACCGTCCGCGCCACCGTCGAGGTGGAGGCCGACGCAGACGAGGAAGATGTGCTCGCCGCCGCCAAAGACGCCGAGAATATTGCCCGTCACCTCGATGGGAAGACCATCCAGCGCGAAATTTACGTCCCGGGGCAGATCGTCAACTTCGTGACCGGGTGA
- the bshB1 gene encoding bacillithiol biosynthesis deacetylase BshB1 has translation MAELDVLALAAHPDDVELCAGGTMCLLAQQGYEVGIVDFTKGQLGSRGTPEQRMKEAERASEIIGLSARENLGLMDGDIRNTKANQRRVIEAVRRYRPHIVLINASESRHPDHSDAADLSTDALYYSGLQEIETTGPDGAPQEPWRPHHVLHYMQAVSFEPTMVVDVTDVWDRRIEALQAFESQFHNPDYESNSDEPETFVSNPEFFEWVKSRARTHGYTVGATYGEPFKYRHGPFGVTDLPGVLSKEKEFR, from the coding sequence ATGGCCGAACTCGATGTTCTTGCCCTCGCTGCCCACCCCGACGACGTAGAGCTCTGCGCGGGGGGGACCATGTGCCTACTCGCTCAGCAGGGGTACGAGGTCGGCATCGTCGACTTCACAAAGGGGCAACTGGGGTCGCGAGGGACCCCCGAGCAGCGGATGAAGGAGGCCGAGCGGGCCTCGGAGATCATCGGCCTGAGCGCCCGTGAGAACCTTGGGCTGATGGACGGGGACATCCGCAACACGAAGGCCAACCAGCGCCGGGTCATCGAGGCAGTGCGTCGGTACCGGCCCCACATCGTGCTCATCAACGCGTCGGAGTCGCGTCATCCCGACCACAGCGATGCCGCCGACCTCTCCACCGACGCCCTCTATTACAGCGGGCTGCAGGAGATTGAGACGACCGGCCCGGATGGAGCCCCGCAGGAGCCCTGGCGGCCGCACCATGTTCTCCACTACATGCAGGCTGTTTCCTTCGAGCCGACGATGGTGGTGGACGTGACGGATGTGTGGGACCGGCGCATCGAGGCGCTGCAGGCCTTCGAGTCGCAGTTCCACAATCCCGACTACGAGTCGAACTCGGACGAGCCGGAGACCTTCGTGTCCAACCCGGAATTCTTCGAGTGGGTGAAGTCGCGGGCGCGCACCCACGGCTACACGGTGGGGGCTACCTACGGCGAGCCGTTCAAGTACCGGCACGGCCCCTTCGGGGTCACGGACCTGCCCGGCGTGCTCAGCAAGGAGAAGGAGTTCCGGTAA
- the efp gene encoding elongation factor P, protein MADTSDFRNGMTFIWKDDLWEIVDFLHVKPGKGGAFVRTTLKNVKDGHEVEETFRAGAKVDEVRVERREHQYLYEDDYGLHFMDQESYEQFSMPPEQVEGREFLKEGGDVDILFRTDTEEPLRTEVPQKVDLEVTETTPGVKGDTAQGGDKPATLESGATIDVPLFINEGDVVRLSTETKEYKTRVSAASTV, encoded by the coding sequence ATGGCGGACACGAGTGACTTTCGAAATGGCATGACGTTCATCTGGAAGGATGATCTCTGGGAGATCGTCGACTTTCTCCACGTCAAGCCAGGCAAAGGCGGGGCATTCGTCCGCACCACCCTCAAAAACGTAAAGGACGGCCACGAGGTGGAAGAGACCTTCCGGGCGGGGGCAAAGGTCGACGAGGTGCGGGTCGAGCGCCGCGAGCACCAGTACCTCTACGAGGACGACTACGGGCTCCACTTTATGGACCAGGAGTCCTACGAGCAATTCTCGATGCCGCCGGAGCAGGTGGAGGGGCGCGAGTTCTTGAAGGAGGGGGGCGATGTCGACATCCTCTTCCGCACCGACACCGAGGAGCCGCTCCGGACTGAGGTTCCGCAGAAGGTGGATCTTGAGGTTACCGAGACCACGCCTGGCGTCAAGGGCGACACCGCACAGGGAGGAGACAAGCCCGCGACGCTGGAGAGTGGAGCGACCATCGACGTGCCGCTCTTCATCAACGAGGGGGACGTTGTCCGTCTCAGCACCGAGACCAAGGAGTACAAGACCCGCGTATCGGCCGCTTCCACTGTGTAA
- the accB gene encoding acetyl-CoA carboxylase biotin carboxyl carrier protein, whose product MELSKIQELLRLVAESGVSEVEIEEDDFKLTIRQNSPQVLMQPATPPAQMQYGAPQQPQYPPQAPPQQAPRQQAPQPPQQQAPPAPASSGAPASGGAQAASEAAQDDTSTAPAPDAAENGTAEPEETGAAAEEHVVKAPIVGTFYRAPSPDDPPFVEVGDEVQEGDVLCIIEAMKLMNEIECETSGTVKEILVEDAEPVEFDQPLFVLNEG is encoded by the coding sequence ATGGAGCTCTCGAAGATTCAAGAACTGCTTCGACTTGTTGCCGAGAGCGGGGTGTCGGAGGTCGAGATTGAAGAAGACGACTTCAAACTCACCATTCGGCAGAACAGCCCGCAGGTCCTCATGCAGCCGGCGACGCCGCCGGCGCAGATGCAGTACGGGGCCCCGCAGCAGCCGCAATACCCGCCGCAGGCCCCGCCTCAGCAGGCGCCCCGGCAGCAGGCCCCTCAGCCTCCGCAGCAACAGGCGCCCCCCGCGCCCGCTTCATCGGGCGCCCCGGCCTCGGGCGGCGCACAGGCGGCCAGCGAGGCGGCCCAGGACGATACGTCCACGGCGCCGGCCCCGGATGCGGCCGAGAACGGAACGGCCGAGCCGGAGGAGACGGGGGCCGCCGCGGAGGAGCACGTGGTGAAGGCCCCGATCGTGGGGACCTTCTACCGTGCCCCCTCGCCCGACGACCCCCCCTTCGTGGAGGTGGGCGACGAGGTGCAGGAGGGCGACGTGCTCTGCATCATCGAGGCGATGAAGCTGATGAACGAGATCGAATGCGAGACGTCCGGAACCGTCAAGGAGATCCTGGTCGAAGACGCTGAGCCGGTCGAGTTCGACCAGCCCCTGTTCGTGCTCAATGAAGGGTAA
- the accC gene encoding acetyl-CoA carboxylase biotin carboxylase subunit — MSDIQKILIANRGEIALRVIRTCHEMGINTVAVYSTIDRDALHVRFADEAVCIGPAASGESYLRPDRLIAAAEVTGADAIHPGYGFLAENAEFSQICADNDVEFIGPSAETISLMGEKSKAKEEMHKAGVPIVEGSDGTVGDLDTAYEIASDIGFPVMVKAVAGGGGTGMRLVREADGFERAFNGARSEADAAFGNPEVYIEKFVERPRHVEIQVLGDGQGNVMHFGERECSIQRRHQKLLEECPSPVVDQELREEMGAAAIRGAEAVDYEGAGTVEFLVGADRNFYFMEMNTRIQVEHPVTEEVTDCDLVEYQIRVSMGETVDGEERPPMEGHAIECRINAENPFQNFSPAPGDITAFHQPGGHGIRIDTAAYSGYRIPPTYDSMIAKLIAYGKTREQAIRKMRRALAEFVVEGVDTTIPFHRQLMNDDRFKQGRFDTRFLDDFEMHAAPAEVA, encoded by the coding sequence ATGAGTGACATCCAAAAAATTCTGATTGCCAACCGCGGCGAGATTGCGCTGCGTGTGATCCGCACCTGCCACGAGATGGGCATCAATACCGTGGCGGTGTACTCGACGATCGACCGCGACGCGCTGCACGTCCGATTTGCCGACGAAGCCGTGTGCATCGGGCCGGCGGCGTCCGGAGAGAGCTACCTGCGGCCCGACCGCCTCATCGCCGCCGCGGAGGTCACGGGGGCCGACGCCATCCATCCCGGCTACGGCTTCCTCGCCGAGAACGCCGAGTTCAGCCAGATCTGTGCTGATAACGACGTCGAGTTTATCGGCCCCTCCGCCGAGACGATTTCCCTGATGGGGGAAAAGTCGAAGGCGAAGGAGGAGATGCACAAGGCGGGGGTGCCCATTGTGGAGGGATCCGACGGGACCGTCGGGGATCTGGACACTGCTTACGAGATCGCGTCCGATATTGGGTTCCCCGTTATGGTGAAGGCTGTTGCAGGCGGTGGGGGCACTGGTATGCGGCTGGTGCGGGAGGCCGACGGGTTTGAGCGGGCCTTCAACGGAGCCCGTTCCGAGGCCGACGCGGCCTTTGGCAACCCGGAGGTGTACATCGAAAAGTTCGTCGAGAGGCCGCGCCACGTCGAGATTCAGGTTCTGGGCGACGGGCAGGGCAACGTGATGCACTTTGGCGAGCGCGAGTGCTCCATTCAGCGTCGTCACCAGAAGCTGCTCGAGGAATGCCCCTCGCCGGTCGTCGACCAGGAGCTCCGCGAAGAAATGGGTGCGGCCGCCATCCGCGGGGCCGAAGCCGTTGACTACGAGGGGGCCGGAACGGTCGAGTTTTTGGTGGGGGCCGACCGCAATTTCTACTTCATGGAGATGAACACCCGCATTCAGGTGGAGCACCCGGTGACCGAAGAGGTGACGGACTGCGACCTGGTGGAGTACCAGATTCGGGTGTCGATGGGGGAGACCGTGGACGGTGAGGAGCGCCCCCCCATGGAGGGGCACGCCATCGAGTGCCGGATCAACGCCGAGAACCCCTTCCAGAACTTCAGCCCCGCGCCGGGCGACATCACGGCGTTTCATCAGCCCGGCGGCCATGGCATCCGGATCGATACGGCGGCCTACTCGGGCTACCGGATCCCGCCCACCTACGACTCCATGATCGCCAAGCTCATCGCCTACGGCAAGACCCGCGAGCAGGCCATCCGGAAGATGCGCCGGGCGCTTGCCGAGTTCGTCGTGGAGGGGGTCGACACCACGATCCCGTTCCACCGTCAGCTCATGAACGACGACCGATTCAAGCAAGGTCGTTTCGACACCCGTTTCCTCGACGACTTCGAAATGCACGCCGCCCCCGCGGAGGTTGCGTAG